The Fluviispira sanaruensis sequence AAACGTGAATCCAAGTGTGATGGGATGGCATTAATTTAATCATTTTATCGCCATCTTCTGCAGAGCGAGCCACTCGAATAAATTCCCCTGTTGAGGCTATAAATTCTTTAAATGGATATCGCTTCGCTTTTTCTTCACGGATTTTTTGCGCCTGTTCGCTTTCAGTCAGAGAAATATCAAGCATTCTGCATAATCTTGAAATAAGAGGGAGATCTTCTTTAATCAGAACATAATCGAGTGCATATTTCTCGAATTTTTTAAGATCGGTTTGCAGATGTATGTGCTTCTCTTTGTATGCTTCTACTGCATTCTTTAATTCTTCAGCACTGTCAATTATTAATTTTTGAAAATCATATTCCGCTGTTTTACTTTCAGCAATGCGAGATGTTAATTCTTGTCTTCTTCTTTTTAACACATCGATTTCTGCATGAATTTTGTTGAGAAGATCTCCTGGTTTTTCACTTTTCTTGAGAGAATAAAATGCAGGCATGCCAAATTCTTCTATGAACTGGGGCGGTACATACCAAATAACTGAATTTTGTGGCCATAAATAAAAATGAGTTTTAAATCCTTCGCTTTGTCGTTGTAAGCGCAATATTTCTTTGTCATCTGGTAAATCTGCTTTTTGCCGACTCAATCTGCGACTTAAAAATTGTAATTTTGTTTTTGCGCTTCTTCTTATGTGGGTTGGTAAAAATTCGAGCGCAGAAGTTAAATGTAGAGGAATTCCTGTTTGTTTTAATTTTAATTCATTTATTTCTGTAATTGGATTTGCTATTATTTTTTGCGGTTCAATATTTTCAATTTGTGGCAAAGGACAATAAGAGATAAGAGGATGCTCGAAGCAAGCCCTTTTTTTTGTTTTTGTGCAATCTTCACTCCATTCGCACCAGCTTTCAAAGAAAATATCTGTGTCAGTAAAATTCATTCCGTACTGTGCTCTGTAGCGAACAGGAATGGTGGTGTATTTTTTAGCAAGAATAATTCTTGGTGGTTTTGCATCTAAATCTAAAATAAGACAATTTGGTCCATCATTTATTTCTTGGAAATTTTCAATTTGTTTATTTGCCTCAGCAAGTTCTATAATGATAGATATAGGAGAGATTGTTGCATATGCAGAACAGATTTTTCTTCCCTGTATATATTTTCGAGAAATTTGTACGATAGAATTTGGTTGTTTTAATGTTGTTGGTTTGAGCCGAGTGGTTGATATTCCACTTTCCCCTTTTTTCATGGAAAGTAAAATTGCACTTCTATCATCTCCAGGTTTATAAACGGATAATATGATATGTCCTTGTTCCGATGCGGTTATTTTTTGTAAACTTGTGTTGATTATTCGATGCAGTGGTTGGGCGAATTTCCTTGTCCAAATTGCAAGTTGAGCCATACCAGTTCTTAATTCTTGAGAAAATTCAGTTTCTTTCACGATGATCTTCCTATGCTGCTCTTTCATTAGCTAATTAGGTTGACGACATTCATGCTTACAGTATTGTTCCTAGTGTGTCTATTCTCAGATTGGAGAGTGCCGAGTGCAAGAGTTACAAGATATTTACCGTTTGCAAGCCTTCGTTACAGTGGTTCAAGAAGGCTCCCTTTCTTCCGCAGTGAATAAACTTCACATCACTCAGCCAGCTCTATCGGCAAGACTCAAACTTTTAGAAGAAGGTTTAGGATGTCCTCTATTAGAAAGAACAGCACGGGGTGTGCGACCAACTTCTATGGGAAAACTTGTCTATGGAATTGCGGTCGATATTTTAAAAAGAATGGGCCAGTTACAAACGACAGTACGTAATCATCTCGAATTACGTGAAGGTTTTGTCCACTTGGGTGGAGGAGCTACTGCAGTTGCTGGAGTCTTTCCAGATGCAATCTCTGCATATAGAAAAAAGTATCCGCAAATTCAATTCACTTTGCACGAAAAAGACTCAGCAACTGTCATAGAATCTTTACATGATGGCTCTGTCGACGTTGGGCTTATCACACGGAATCCATTTATTTCGCAAAATGAAGATCCGCTCGTTGGCTTAAAAGTGCATGCAGAAATAATCGATTCTTTAGAAGTCATTGCCGCACCAGAGCACCCATTGGTGCAAATGTCTCAAATGCTTGAAAAGCAGGGAAAAGCTTTGTTACCTATACATATCAATCGGCAACCTATGATTTTATTTGAAACAGGCAGCGCTATTTATGATATTATTGAAATGGAATTTAGAAAATTAGGCATTCGGCATCGGACTGTTATGACATTAAGATCTGCACAAAGCATGATTAAAATGGTTGAGAAAAATATCGGTTTAAGTATTGTGAGTGCACATTCATTAAGAAATGAAAAAGGCATTCATATTTTAAAAATCCAAGGATTAAAAATGGAACGTTCCATTCTTATTTGCTCTGTCTTAGATCGTGAATTAACTCCTGCGGCTTCAGAGTTTGTAAATGTTCTTAAGCGTATATATAATTAAGGTTACAGTTTAATGAGTTCTCCTTTTCACAATAGTCTTTTTCACTTTTTACTTTCCCGTAAAGAAAATTTAATTTCATCACATGTTGCAATTATGGGTGGTGTCAGTGGATCTCGTTTTGCTTTTGAAGATAAACTTTTTGATCTACCCCTTGTGATTTTTGACTTTGAAACGACAGGGCTTGATACACGTACAGCAAAGATTATAGAAATTGGTGCTATCAAATACTTAGGACGCAAAGAAGTGGCACGCTTTTCTGAATTGATCGATCCCAAAGAAAATGTTTCGGAAGAAATTACCCGCATCACTGGAATTGACAACAGTATGTTAGTTGGCAAACCTTCAATTCAGGAAATTCTCCCTAAATTCCATGATTTTTTAAGAGGTTGTGTGGGTTTTGCCCACAATGCTGAGTTTGATGTAGGTATGTTGCATCATGAATCATATCGTCTTGGAATTTCTTGTGATTATACAATTTTTTGTTCATTAAAAATGGCTCGCTCACTGGTAAAAATAGAGAGACGTAACTTGGATGCACTTGCAGCCCATTATGGTTTGACATTTGAATCGCGTCACCGTTCTATTGGCGATATTTTAGTTACAGCAGGTGTGCTTTGGCGTATGATAGACGAGAACCCTGAGTTACAGACAATTGCAGATTTTTCGTCCTATCGAGAACCAATGTTAGGATAGATAAAATATTGGGAAAATATACGAGTGAAATATAAGCTAAACATATTTTTATTTTCTATATTAACCATTATTACAAATTTTTTATTTTTCTTTAGAGTAATTAACAAAGACTTAGCTTGGCTGTCATTTCCGATTTCGCTCCTTTTTTTAAATTGGTTGGATCTATTTATTTTTAGAGGTCTTTTCTTATATAAAAACCTGTCTAAACAAAGAATTGATCTCAATTTAAATGCTGCAGGAATAAAATCACATTCATTGCATAAAAAATTAATACTTAGAATTCTTATAGTCAGTTTGCTTTCACTAAGTGGTTTTACTTATTTTATGAAGGATGATCTAAACGAAACTATCAATTATATTTCTGAGAAATTTAAATTTACTCAGCCTTATATAAAGATAGAGCATCCAACATATTCAGAAGCCTCAACAGAAGAAATTAAACTTTCAAATAATAACATGAAAATATTGTTAGATACATCATCTTATTTAGAATTTAAAATAAAAAACTTTAAATCAAATACGAGTTGGAAGCTTAATATAAAATATAAAAATTATGATAAAGACAATGAATACAATTATCAATTATCGGAATCGGGTGTGTGGTCATCTTCTGTCGCTTCCCTTTATGAAAATTTAAAGAAAGATAAGAATGAGCTTGCTACCGTTAATAAAAATGAAGTTAAAATTGTAGATTATACTTTAACTAATGGTACAGATCAGTTTATTGGAAGCATTGAAATTACACCGACTCCCTTACCAATTCTAAAATTTGAGCATGTACAAA is a genomic window containing:
- a CDS encoding NFACT RNA binding domain-containing protein, whose translation is MKETEFSQELRTGMAQLAIWTRKFAQPLHRIINTSLQKITASEQGHIILSVYKPGDDRSAILLSMKKGESGISTTRLKPTTLKQPNSIVQISRKYIQGRKICSAYATISPISIIIELAEANKQIENFQEINDGPNCLILDLDAKPPRIILAKKYTTIPVRYRAQYGMNFTDTDIFFESWCEWSEDCTKTKKRACFEHPLISYCPLPQIENIEPQKIIANPITEINELKLKQTGIPLHLTSALEFLPTHIRRSAKTKLQFLSRRLSRQKADLPDDKEILRLQRQSEGFKTHFYLWPQNSVIWYVPPQFIEEFGMPAFYSLKKSEKPGDLLNKIHAEIDVLKRRRQELTSRIAESKTAEYDFQKLIIDSAEELKNAVEAYKEKHIHLQTDLKKFEKYALDYVLIKEDLPLISRLCRMLDISLTESEQAQKIREEKAKRYPFKEFIASTGEFIRVARSAEDGDKMIKLMPSHHTWIHVLTGEGSHVWLEKPKGNKPSMQSLREASVLAVHHSKHSRAQSADVQIATRADIEKRKNLPPGKVIVRRCETLLIKYDNAELHKITEPAHKKVKI
- a CDS encoding LysR family transcriptional regulator, whose product is MQELQDIYRLQAFVTVVQEGSLSSAVNKLHITQPALSARLKLLEEGLGCPLLERTARGVRPTSMGKLVYGIAVDILKRMGQLQTTVRNHLELREGFVHLGGGATAVAGVFPDAISAYRKKYPQIQFTLHEKDSATVIESLHDGSVDVGLITRNPFISQNEDPLVGLKVHAEIIDSLEVIAAPEHPLVQMSQMLEKQGKALLPIHINRQPMILFETGSAIYDIIEMEFRKLGIRHRTVMTLRSAQSMIKMVEKNIGLSIVSAHSLRNEKGIHILKIQGLKMERSILICSVLDRELTPAASEFVNVLKRIYN
- a CDS encoding 3'-5' exonuclease, giving the protein MSSPFHNSLFHFLLSRKENLISSHVAIMGGVSGSRFAFEDKLFDLPLVIFDFETTGLDTRTAKIIEIGAIKYLGRKEVARFSELIDPKENVSEEITRITGIDNSMLVGKPSIQEILPKFHDFLRGCVGFAHNAEFDVGMLHHESYRLGISCDYTIFCSLKMARSLVKIERRNLDALAAHYGLTFESRHRSIGDILVTAGVLWRMIDENPELQTIADFSSYREPMLG